A region of Candidatus Hydrogenedentota bacterium DNA encodes the following proteins:
- the flgA gene encoding flagellar basal body P-ring formation chaperone FlgA translates to MIRERQILRARRPWAAAAAMLLAAAQALALNVVALREEAYVKGPSVFLGDVADIQGDDAAALAKLEIVPAASPGAVKRINASLLRSRLVSSGYDVQQFEITGAENVNATTLSIELSKEMLVDDLRRFVVSEMPWDATDATVDIEMPSAGLTVPEGDVALEWSPTPLYRYLGKGTIRGEVVVDGEVRDVVYCKVDVQAFGDVVVTTKDIPRGSIISQSDLVLEKRAMSAMRDGYYQDPQELVGMVARSTIFPDTVLTSRHVMPRRIIKRNQIVTVEVQVGALIVRDRALAMSNAAAGDIIICRRMNSKEEFQGVVRKDGVVVVQ, encoded by the coding sequence ATGATTCGTGAACGGCAGATTCTTCGAGCGCGGCGCCCGTGGGCTGCTGCGGCCGCCATGCTGCTGGCCGCTGCCCAGGCGCTTGCGCTGAACGTTGTCGCGCTGCGAGAAGAAGCCTATGTCAAAGGACCCAGCGTATTCCTCGGTGACGTGGCCGATATCCAAGGAGACGATGCCGCCGCGCTGGCAAAACTCGAGATTGTGCCCGCCGCCTCTCCCGGCGCCGTCAAACGCATCAACGCTTCTTTGCTCCGCTCCCGTCTGGTTTCCTCGGGCTATGACGTCCAGCAATTCGAGATCACCGGCGCGGAAAACGTGAATGCGACCACCCTCTCCATCGAGCTCTCCAAAGAAATGCTCGTCGATGACCTGCGCCGCTTCGTCGTTAGCGAGATGCCTTGGGACGCCACGGACGCCACCGTCGATATCGAGATGCCCTCCGCCGGCCTCACCGTGCCCGAGGGCGACGTTGCCCTCGAGTGGAGCCCCACCCCCTTATACAGGTACCTCGGCAAGGGAACCATCCGCGGTGAGGTGGTCGTCGACGGCGAAGTGCGCGATGTCGTCTACTGCAAGGTGGATGTGCAGGCGTTTGGAGATGTTGTCGTAACCACCAAGGATATTCCGCGCGGCTCCATCATCTCACAGAGCGACCTTGTGCTGGAAAAACGCGCGATGTCAGCCATGCGCGATGGTTATTACCAGGATCCCCAGGAACTCGTCGGAATGGTGGCCCGAAGCACGATCTTTCCCGACACGGTTCTCACCTCGCGCCACGTCATGCCGAGGCGCATCATCAAACGCAACCAAATCGTCACGGTCGAGGTACAGGTGGGGGCGCTCATCGTGCGCGACCGCGCTCTCGCCATGAGCAACGCCGCCGCCGGTGACATCATCATCTGCCGGCGCATGAATTCGAAAGAAGAATTCCAGGGCGTCGTTCGAAAAGATGGCGTTGTCGTGGTCCAGTAA
- a CDS encoding flagellar basal body P-ring protein FlgI, translating into MHTRTVGSVFACALFCGMLVPSGAHASRIKDLCTVQGAQENTLTGVGLVVGLAGTGDGNEDALRRQQRLLERLQIDVDQVDGLNSENIAVVVVDATYPPFAKQGTRIDVRVNALYDCESLQGGTLLQTMLYGIDGEVYAVAQGPLSVGGFSTRAGGAGVTQNHVTVARIPMGATIESEIPSTITDGERITLQLKRPDFITANKIQMAINGEFQEGVAAALGPGAINVRIPADRQNDLVSFMAAVQDISVEPDFPARVVINERTGTLVIGGEVIIRPCQVAHGNLTLEVATTPLVSQPAPLSEGQTVVTEVTDLRAIQEKGYLLPVQGTSASDVAMALNALKVTPRDMISIFQALREAGALDADVEIM; encoded by the coding sequence ATGCATACTCGAACCGTTGGGTCAGTCTTTGCATGTGCCCTCTTTTGCGGGATGCTCGTTCCCTCGGGCGCACACGCAAGCCGCATTAAAGACCTGTGCACCGTACAGGGGGCGCAGGAAAACACGCTCACGGGTGTAGGATTGGTCGTCGGCCTTGCGGGTACCGGTGACGGCAACGAGGACGCCCTTCGCCGCCAGCAACGCCTCCTCGAACGCCTCCAGATCGACGTCGACCAGGTCGACGGCCTCAACTCCGAAAACATCGCCGTCGTCGTTGTCGATGCCACCTATCCTCCCTTCGCCAAACAGGGCACGCGCATTGACGTACGTGTAAATGCCCTCTATGACTGCGAAAGCCTCCAGGGAGGCACCTTGCTCCAAACCATGCTGTACGGAATCGACGGCGAGGTGTATGCCGTAGCTCAAGGGCCGCTCTCCGTGGGCGGGTTCAGCACGCGCGCCGGCGGCGCTGGCGTCACCCAGAACCATGTCACCGTGGCCCGGATACCCATGGGCGCGACCATCGAATCCGAAATCCCCTCCACCATCACCGACGGCGAACGAATCACCCTCCAGTTGAAACGGCCTGACTTCATCACCGCTAACAAGATCCAGATGGCCATCAACGGCGAGTTTCAGGAAGGCGTCGCCGCCGCGCTGGGGCCTGGCGCCATTAACGTGCGTATTCCTGCCGACCGGCAGAACGATCTCGTATCCTTCATGGCGGCTGTCCAGGACATCAGCGTCGAACCCGACTTTCCCGCCCGAGTAGTCATCAACGAACGCACCGGCACCCTGGTTATCGGCGGCGAGGTGATCATACGGCCCTGTCAAGTCGCTCATGGCAACCTCACCTTGGAAGTCGCCACAACGCCCTTGGTCAGCCAGCCCGCCCCGCTCTCCGAAGGACAGACCGTGGTTACGGAAGTGACGGACCTGCGCGCTATCCAGGAGAAAGGCTACCTCTTGCCCGTCCAGGGCACCTCGGCAAGCGACGTGGCCATGGCCTTGAACGCGCTCAAAGTGACGCCGCGCGACATGATTTCCATCTTCCAAGCCTTGCGCGAGGCCGGCGCACTCGATGCCGATGTCGAGATCATGTGA
- the flgG gene encoding flagellar basal-body rod protein FlgG, translating to MIRAMFTSATGMIAQQLNVDTIANNLANVNTTGFKKSRVNFQDLLYETLQPAGTETTTGATIPEGIQVGHGVRPASIAKLFTQGNMIQTGNELDLVIEGDGFFQIELPDGTIAYTRDGNFKLNNDGAIQTVDGFPLEPGITVPEDHEQITVNSDGTVSVKVPGQSAEVNVGQIELARFSNPAGLDSRLGRNLLLETDASGAPTIGQPGEEGVGFLEQGFLENSNVQVVEEIIQLIIAQRAYEASSKVVQTSDEMLQTANNIRR from the coding sequence ATGATCCGCGCAATGTTCACCTCGGCGACGGGAATGATTGCCCAGCAGCTCAACGTCGACACCATTGCCAATAACCTGGCTAACGTGAATACCACGGGTTTCAAGAAAAGCCGCGTCAATTTCCAGGACCTCCTCTACGAAACCCTTCAGCCCGCAGGAACGGAAACCACCACGGGCGCGACCATTCCCGAGGGCATCCAGGTCGGGCACGGCGTCCGCCCCGCCTCAATCGCCAAACTGTTTACGCAAGGCAACATGATCCAGACCGGAAATGAGCTGGACCTCGTCATCGAGGGCGACGGCTTCTTTCAAATCGAGTTGCCCGACGGCACAATCGCCTATACCCGCGACGGCAACTTCAAGCTGAACAATGACGGTGCCATCCAGACGGTTGATGGATTCCCCCTCGAGCCCGGCATCACCGTTCCCGAAGACCACGAGCAGATTACCGTCAATTCAGACGGCACGGTCTCCGTAAAGGTCCCGGGGCAGTCGGCTGAGGTCAATGTGGGCCAGATCGAGTTGGCACGATTCTCGAACCCGGCAGGCCTGGATTCCCGGCTGGGGCGTAACCTCCTCCTCGAAACCGACGCCTCCGGCGCGCCCACAATCGGACAACCCGGTGAAGAAGGCGTCGGCTTTCTGGAGCAGGGTTTCCTCGAGAACTCGAACGTGCAGGTAGTCGAAGAGATCATACAGCTCATTATTGCTCAACGCGCCTACGAAGCAAGTTCAAAAGTAGTGCAAACCTCCGATGAAATGCTCCAAACGGCAAACAACATCCGGCGGTAG
- a CDS encoding flagellar basal body L-ring protein FlgH, whose amino-acid sequence MKKSVLLLTLALAAALPASADSLFTKEVAKRGPAVSNKNTRFAEGDIIIVLVRENIDATTESNTNTKKESEIVAEAPVGSNTFLVAKKPDGLGLLKKERLPNWDIEVENEHKGRGDTSRSNRLTTTISCTVTKVFENGNLEIMGNKRVTVNSEDSTVLLTGTVRARDVSPENTVPSDRVANAIVELKGKGPLWNNQRRGILTKLLDWFSPF is encoded by the coding sequence GTGAAAAAATCGGTCCTATTGCTTACGCTGGCGTTGGCCGCGGCATTGCCCGCTTCGGCGGATTCCCTGTTTACGAAGGAAGTCGCCAAACGAGGGCCCGCCGTCTCCAACAAGAACACGCGGTTCGCCGAGGGCGACATCATCATCGTGCTGGTGCGTGAGAACATCGATGCAACCACCGAATCCAATACCAATACAAAGAAAGAATCGGAGATCGTCGCCGAGGCGCCCGTCGGCTCCAATACCTTCCTGGTGGCTAAGAAACCCGACGGTTTGGGGCTTCTCAAGAAGGAACGGCTGCCCAATTGGGACATCGAGGTCGAGAACGAACACAAGGGGCGGGGCGACACCTCGCGCTCCAACAGACTCACCACCACCATCTCGTGCACCGTCACGAAAGTCTTCGAAAACGGGAATCTCGAGATCATGGGCAACAAAAGGGTCACCGTGAACTCAGAAGATTCAACCGTCCTCCTTACCGGCACCGTGCGCGCTCGCGACGTCTCGCCCGAAAATACCGTGCCATCGGACAGGGTGGCCAACGCAATCGTGGAACTTAAGGGGAAAGGCCCGCTGTGGAACAATCAGAGGCGGGGCATCCTGACCAAGTTGCTGGACTGGTTCTCGCCATTCTAG
- a CDS encoding flagellar hook-basal body protein: MIQGLYAAASGMMGLESRQDVIANNIANAATPGFRRHVPVNKGFNEILLQSARHPFRLNAESAPGGGQKLIETFTDTQAGSITVTEDPLNIALQGPGFIGIETPQGERFTRNGKLAVDANGLLTTADGYHVQAANGGGIQVSGGNIAIDEDGNVYSQGLLVAQIRLVEFEDPHMLTRVGANLYQASDDAMVRSAEAADTRVLHKSLELSNVQVPSEMIQMMLGARIYAANQRVINAIDETVGRLINEVAMPV, encoded by the coding sequence ATGATTCAAGGCTTATATGCTGCCGCGTCCGGCATGATGGGGCTCGAGTCCCGCCAGGACGTCATCGCCAACAATATCGCCAATGCCGCCACCCCGGGCTTTCGCCGTCATGTTCCCGTAAACAAGGGATTTAACGAAATCCTGCTCCAAAGCGCACGGCATCCTTTCCGCCTGAACGCAGAATCCGCCCCTGGAGGCGGCCAGAAGCTCATCGAGACATTCACCGATACCCAGGCGGGCAGTATCACCGTTACCGAAGACCCGCTCAACATCGCACTACAGGGACCCGGATTCATCGGGATCGAGACACCTCAGGGCGAACGCTTCACGCGAAACGGAAAACTCGCTGTCGACGCCAACGGCCTTCTCACCACCGCCGACGGTTACCACGTGCAGGCCGCGAACGGCGGAGGGATCCAGGTCAGCGGCGGCAACATTGCCATCGACGAAGACGGAAACGTGTACAGCCAGGGACTCCTCGTCGCACAGATTCGGCTTGTAGAGTTCGAGGACCCTCACATGCTGACGCGGGTGGGCGCCAACCTTTACCAGGCCTCCGATGACGCCATGGTGCGATCGGCGGAGGCTGCGGATACACGCGTGCTCCACAAATCCCTCGAACTCTCCAACGTCCAGGTCCCATCCGAGATGATCCAGATGATGCTCGGCGCGCGCATCTACGCCGCGAACCAGAGAGTAATCAACGCAATTGACGAAACGGTAGGCCGCTTGATCAACGAAGTGGCCATGCCGGTCTAG